In the genome of Notamacropus eugenii isolate mMacEug1 chromosome 5, mMacEug1.pri_v2, whole genome shotgun sequence, one region contains:
- the LOC140505598 gene encoding protein arginine N-methyltransferase 7-like: MALAAVAAAGREDDGLIGTMKVFCGRANPTTGSVEWLEEDEHYDYHQEIARSSYADMLHDKDRNVKYYQGIRAAVKRVKERGQPAIVLDIGTGTGLLSMMAVSAGADFCYAIEVFKPMADAAVKIVEKNGFSEKIKIINKHSTEVVVGPGGDMQCYANILVTELFDTELIGEGALPSYEHAHKNLVEENCEAVPHRATVYAQLVESRRMWSWNKLFPIHIQTDNAEKIIVAPSEMENCPGAPSVYDIQLNQMPWGDFTVLSNVLTMFSVDFSKQVNSSPTYHTVQLEPLVSGRAQVVLSWWDIDMDPDGKIKCSMAPYWVHSDPKNIQWRDHWMQCVYFLPNEEPVVQGESLYLTAHRDDYCVWYNLHKTRIARSKSNFHEERPVCECQAHLLWNRPRFGELNDPDRREHYTQALKKVLKADSVCLCISDGSLLPILAHCVGAEQVFTVENSAVSHRLMRKIFKANHLEDKISIIEKRPELLTSADLGGRKISILLGEPFFTTSLLPWHNLYFWYARTAVTEHLANNITVLPQAASLHMVVVEFKDLWRIRSPCGSCEGFDVHIMDDMIKHSLDFREAREAEPHPLWEYSSRCLSEPQRVLAFDFCKPVPQQPLSAKGSITLQR, from the exons ATGGCGCTGGCGGCGGTGGCCGCGGCGGGTCGCGAGGACG ATGGTCTAATTGGCACCATGAAGGTCTTCTGTGGGCGAGCGAACCCAACAACAGGCTCCGTGGAGTGGCTGGAGGAGGATGAGCACTACGATTATCACCAGGAGATTGCAAGATCATCCTATGCAGACATGCTGCATGATAAagacagaaatgtgaaatattatcAGGGCATCCGGGCTGCTGTGAAGAGGGTGAAAGAAAGAGGACAGCCAGCGATAGTCCTGGACATTGGAACTGGTACCGGACTTCTGTCAATGATGGCAGTTAGTGCTGGGGCTGATTTCTGCTATGCCATTGAGGTTTTCAAACCTATGGCTGATGCTGCTGTGAAGATTGTGGAGAAAAATGGCTTCAGTGAGAAGATTAAGATCATTAATAAACATTCTACCGAAGTCGTTGTGGGGCCAGGTGGTGACATGCAGTGCTATGCAAACATCCTGGTCACTGAGCTGTTTGATACAGAGCTGATAGGGGAAGGTGCCTTGCCCTCCTATGAGCATGCTCACAAGAATCTTGTCGAGGAAAACTGTGAGGCAGTGCCTCACAGGGCAACTGTATATGCCCAGCTGGTGGAATCTAGAAGAATGTGGTCCTGGAATAAGTTGTTTCCTATTCATATCCAGACAGACAATGCTGAGAAAATTATTGTTGCTCCCTCAGAAATGGAGAATTGCCCTGGGGCTCCATCGGTCTATGATATTCAGCTGAACCAGATGCCATGGGGTGACTTCACTGTCCTCAGTAATGTACTGACAATGTTTAGTGTGGACTTCAGCAAGCAAGTGAACAGCTCACCCACCTATCACACAGTGCAGTTGGAGCCTCTAGTGTCTGGCAGAGCACAGGTGGTCCTGTCATGGTGGGATATTGATATGGATCCTGATGGGAAAATAAAGTGCAGTATGGCACCTTACTGGGTGCATTCAGACCCTAAAAATATCCAGTGGCGAGATCATTGGATGCAGTGTGTCTATTTTCTGCCAAACGAGGAGCCAGTGGTCCAGGGTGAATCCCTCTATCTGACTGCTCACCGTGATGATTACTGTGTGTGGTACAACCTTCATAAAACCAGGATTGCAAGAAGCAAGAGTAACTTCCACGAAGAGCGTCCAGTCTGTGAATGTCAGGCCCATTTGCTCTGGAACCGGCCACGATTTGGAGAACTCAATGACCCAGACAGAAGAGAACACTACACCCAAGCACTGAAGAAGGTATTGAAGGCAGACAGTGTTTGTCTCTGCATTAGTGATGGCAGCCTGCTTCCAATACTGGCTCACTGTGTGGGAGCAGAGCAGGTATTCACAGTAGAGAACTCAGCAGTGTCACATCGACTGATGAGAAAAATTTTTAAGGCTAATCACCTAGAAGATAAAATTAGCATAATAGAGAAGCGACCTGAACTCCTCACCTCTGCAGATTTGGGTGGTAGAAAGATCTCTATTCTTCTTGGGGAACCTTTCTTCACAACAAGTCTGTTGCCATGGCACAACCTGTACTTCTGGTATGCAAGGACAGCTGTGACTGAACACCTTGCTAACAACATCACAGTATTGCCACAAGCTGCCTCCTTGCACATGGTGGTGGTGGAGTTCAAGGACCTGTGGCGGATCCGAAGCCCATGTGGCAGCTGTGAAGGCTTTGATGTTCACATTATGGATGATATGATTAAGCACTCACTGGACTTTAGGGAAGCCCGGGAAGCGGAGCCTCACCCTCTCTGGGAGTACTCAAGCAGATGCTTGTCAGAACCCCAGCGGGTCCTGGCCTTTGACTTCTGCAAGCCTGTTCCCCAGCAGCCCCTTAGTGCCAAAGGCTCCATCACCCTGCAAAGGTGA